One Niabella beijingensis DNA window includes the following coding sequences:
- a CDS encoding rhodanese-like domain-containing protein produces MGFFSALFGSTDNSQLTEAIKNGAFLVDVRTPSEFAGGSVKGAVNIPLDKLPEQLSKFIARKNIVVFCRSGNRSGQAKNILEQNGFEQVINGGTWQNVNQVVNQESEQS; encoded by the coding sequence ATGGGATTTTTTTCAGCCTTATTCGGAAGCACAGACAACAGCCAGCTCACGGAAGCAATTAAAAACGGTGCATTCTTAGTTGATGTACGCACACCTTCTGAATTTGCGGGTGGTAGCGTAAAAGGAGCAGTAAATATTCCGTTGGATAAATTGCCGGAACAGTTATCAAAGTTCATAGCAAGGAAGAACATTGTGGTATTTTGCCGTAGTGGAAACAGAAGCGGTCAGGCAAAGAATATTTTAGAGCAAAACGGCTTTGAACAGGTTATCAACGGTGGAACTTGGCAAAATGTAAATCAGGTGGTAAATCAAGAAAGCGAGCAATCATGA